The following are encoded together in the Vigna unguiculata cultivar IT97K-499-35 chromosome 2, ASM411807v1, whole genome shotgun sequence genome:
- the LOC114173573 gene encoding probable serine/threonine-protein kinase PBL3, giving the protein MGNCLDSSAKVDAAQSSRSTSGISKTTPSSLSIPSYSEKSNALSLPTPRSEGEILSSPNLKSFTFNELKNATRNFRPDSLLGEGGFGCVYKGWIDEHTFTASKPGSGMVVAVKKLKPEGFQGHKEWLTEVNYLGQLYHPNLVKLIGYCLEGENRLLVYEFMPKGSLENHLFRRGPQPLSWSVRMKVAIGAARGLSFLHNAKSQVIYRDFKASNILLDAEFNAKLSDFGLAKAGPTGDRTHVSTQVMGTQGYAAPEYVATGRLTAKSDVYSFGVVLLELLSGRRAVDKTIAGMEQNLVDWAKPYLSDKRRLFRIMDTKLEGQYPQKGAFMAATLALQCLNSEAKTRPPMTEVLATLEQIEAPKASSRNSHSEHHRVHTPVRKSPARNNRSPLNLTPTASPLHAQRQSPRVH; this is encoded by the exons ATGGGTAACTGCCTAGATTCTTCTGCCAAAGTTGATGCAGCTCAGAGCTCCAGATCCACTTCTG GAATCTCAAAAACTACACCTTCGAGCTTATCTATTCCATCATACAGTGAAAAAAGCAACGCCTTAAGTCTTCCGACACCGAGGTCTGAGGGTGAAATCTTGTCTTCTCCAAATCTTAAGTCCTTCACATTCAATGAGCTGAAGAATGCCACCAGAAATTTTCGGCCCGATAGTCTTCTGGGTGAAGGGGGATTTGGATGCGTCTACAAAGGATGGATCGATGAACACACATTTACAGCTTCAAAGCCTGGATCAGGGATGGTCGTTGCTGTAAAGAAGCTCAAACCTGAAGGTTTTCAAGGTCATAAAGAATGGTTG ACTGAGGTTAACTACCTTGGACAACTGTACCATCCAAATCTGGTTAAATTAATTGGTTACTGCTTGGAGGGAGAGAATCGGCTATTGGTCTATGAGTTCATGCCGAAAGGGAGCTTAGAGAACCACCTGTTTAGAA GAGGACCACAACCACTCTCTTGGTCAGTGAGGATGAAAGTGGCTATTGGTGCTGCTAGAGGACTCTCTTTTCTTCATAACGCCAAATCACAAGTCATATACCGTGATTTTAAAGCCTCTAACATTCTACTTGATGCG GAGTTCAATGCTAAACTCTCTGACTTTGGTTTAGCCAAGGCGGGTCCTACCGGTGATAGAACTCACGTATCTACTCAAGTCATGGGTACTCAAGGATATGCAGCTCCTGAATATGTTGCAACTG GTAGGTTGACAGCGAAAAGTGATGTGTACAGCTTTGGAGTTGTGTTGCTTGAACTTCTATCCGGAAGAAGAGCTGTGGATAAAACAATAGCTGGTATGGAGCAGAATCTGGTGGACTGGGCAAAACCATATTTGAGCGACAAACGAAGACTGTTCCGGATCATGGACACAAAGTTGGAGGGGCAGTATCCGCAAAAGGGTGCCTTCATGGCTGCCACACTTGCCCTACAATGCCTGAACAGTGAGGCCAAGACAAGGCCTCCAATGACAGAGGTTTTAGCCACTCTGGAACAGATAGAAGCACCCAAAGCTTCTTCCAGAAACTCCCATTCGGAACACCACAGAGTTCACACTCCTGTCAGAAAATCTCCTGCACGCAACAACCGGTCACCGCTAAATCTAACTCCCACTGCGTCCCCTCTTCATGCTCAACGGCAATCGCCTCGTGTGCACTGA